The genome window AATGCAGGCATGAGTAACGAAAAGGAAGGTGAGATCCCTTCCCGCCGAAAATCTAAGGTTTCCTGGGTAAAGGTACTCTTCCCAGGGTTAGTCGGCCCCTAAGGCGAGGCAGAAATGCGTAGTCGATGGGAAACGGGTTAATATTCCCGTACATCTAATAATTTCGAAGGGATGACACTTAAGGAGATCCCATGCCAGGCGTTGGTTGTCCTGGTCCAAGCGTTTAGGCGTTGATTTGTGTAGGAAAATCCGCACGAAGAGCTGAGGCGTTAAGGGTAGTGATCCTACGGGTGATCGAAGATGGGTGATTCATCGAGTCAAGAAATAATCTCTAAGGTTAGGTTATTAGGTACCGTACCGCAAACCGACACAGGTAGATGGGATGAGAATTCTAAGGCGTACGAGAGAACCCACGTTAAGGAACTCGGCAAAATACATGCGTAACCTAGGGAGAAGCATGGCTCAGCGCGTGATGGCGGAGTTGCAGAGTCCAGGAGAAAGCGACTGTTTACCAAAAACACAGGTCAATGCGAAAATGCAAATTGAAGTATATTGACTGACACCTGCCCGGTGCTGGAAGGTTAAGAGGAGCTGTTAAGATTTATCTGAAGCAGTGAATTGAAGCCCCAGTAAACGGCGGCCGTAACTATAACGGTCCTAAGGTAGCGAAATTCCTTGTCGGGTAAGTTCCGACCCGCACGAATGGTGTAACGACTTTCTTACTGTCTCAACGTGGGACTCGGTGAAATTGAAGTATCGGTGAAGATGCCGATTACCTGTGGTTAGACGGAAAGACCCCGTGAACCTTTACTGTATCCTGATATTGAACTATGGCTGATGATGTGTAGGATAGGTGGGAAACTTTGATGTATGGTCGTCAGGCTGTGCGGAGTTGTTGGTGAAATACCACCCTTTATCAGTTATATTTCTAACGTGGCCCGTAATCCGGGTCATGGACAATGTCAGGTGGGCAGTTTGACTGGGGCGGTCGCCTCCTAAAGAGTAACGGAGGCGCGCAAAGGTTACCTTAGCATGGTTGGAAATCATGCTGTAAGCGCAATGGCATAAGGTAGCTTGACTGCGAGACTTACAAGTCGAGCAGGTACGAAAGTAGGTCATAGTGATCTGGCGATTCTGAGTGGAAGGGTCGTCACTTAACGGACAAAAGGTACTCCGGGGATAACAGGCTGATTTTGCCCAAGAGTTCATATCGACGGCAAAGTTTGGCACCTCGATGTCGGCTCATCGCATCCTGGGGCTGGAGCAGGTCCCAAGGGTATGGCTGTTCGCCATTTAAAGCGGTACGCGAGCTGGGTTCAGAACGTCGCGAGACAGTTCGGTCCCTATCTGCCACAGGCGTTGGATGTTTGAGAGGATCTGTTTTTAGTACGAGAGGACCGAAACGGACAAACCTCTGGTGTATCAGTTATCGTGCCAACGGTAAGTGCTGAGTAGCTAAGTTTGGAAGGGATAACCGCTGAAAGCATCTAAGTGGGAAGCCTACCTCAAGATGAGACATCCCTCTCCCTTTAAGGGAGCTGAAGGAATCTCGAAGAATACGAGTTTGATAGGCTGGCGGTCTAAGTGTGGAAACATATTGAGCCGACCAGTACTAATCTTCCGTGAGGCTTGACCATATTATTATTTGTCTCTTTAGTTATATATAGCTGTGAGCGATCACAGTGATCCGGTGATTTTAGCATTGAGGTTATACCCGTTCCCATCCCGAACACGGAAGTCAAGCTCAATCGCGCCGATGGTACTGCTACGGTGGGAGAGTAGGTCGTCGCCGGTTTAAACTTCAAAGCCCCAGTCTTAGGACTGGGGCTTTTTTGTGTCCAGGCGACGACCGATGCCAGTGATTGCCGAAGGCAAACACGAAGGGAGTGAGCGAATGCGAACGTAGGAGTCGCCGGTTTAAACATCAAAGCCCCAGTCTCAGGACTGGGGCTTTGATGCGTCCAGGCGACGACCGATGCCAGTGATTGCCGAAGGCAAACACGAAGGGAGTGAGCGAATGCGAACGTAGGAGTCGCCGGTTTAAACATCAAAGCCCCAGTCTCAGGACTGGGGCTTTTTTTGTCTACTTCTACAAAAGTAATTACAAAAGATGCTTTTTCACAAATTGAACAGATTTTGCTGCTTCGTTATCCAGATCCGCAGTTGGCATCAGGTCCCTCCATAGGGCTATATCCTTTCCTACCTGTCCCCCTGGTTTAATAAAGGGCTCCATCACAAGGGGACCTTCAAAATGAATATCATCAAGGGCTGTCTTGATTTCTGACCAGGGTATTCTGCCGCATCCTGGCGGTTTTCTGTTTGTTTCACCTAAATGAAGAGCCGATAAGTGTGATCCGGCAAGTCTAATGGCATCTCCGAATGAATCTTCTTCAATATTCATATGGAAGGTATCCAGTAGGATCTTGCAATTGGGACTATTTATAATTTCTACATAATCAACGGCTTCCTGGCATGTGTTCAGGAGGAACTGTTCAAATCGATTAATGACTTCCACATTCAATATAACATTCAGATCCTCTGCCATAGGAATCATTTCTTTCATGCTCTGGTGGCTCTTCATTAAAATTTGCTTCTTGACGGACAAATCGTCTGGAGCTGTTGCAGGCCAATAGCTGTGGACCGTTCCTCCGATCATGCCTCCGCCCATCTCTGCAACGGCACCAATCATCTTTTTCATAAAATTGACGCCCTCTTTTCGAATTGATTCATTGAGGGATGACACATCATGGTCGGCGGTTAAGCCAATTCCGTAACTGAGAGTTATACCATTCTCAAGAGCAGATTCTTTGAGTCGTTGTCTTTCTCCTTTTGAAAGAGAAACCAAGGCTCCTCCATTGATTTCAAGTTGATCAAAGCCAAGTGATTTTACTTTTGGGATAAACGGTAAAAAATCGGTATCCCAGTCATCAGTCCAATAAGCATAATAAATTCCAATATTCCTCATATAATCATCCTCCTGTGCAGTTTTTTTTTCTTCATTAAAGATTCAGAAATATTTTAGTTTCTTTTCTCAATAACTACTTAGTAAGGCCGATAAATCAGCATAAGATGCATACAAGCGCTTAAACATACTATGTCTTTCTTCATAAATTTCCATATTCTCTACTCCTGGATTGACTGTTCGTTCCGTATGAACAAGCTTTACAGCCTCGCTGTAGGACTTATAGAAATTCATACCAACACCAGCAGCCATAGCAGCACCAAGGCTTGTGGCCTGTTTGGGAGCATGAGGTATGTTCACAGGTTTTTGATACACATCACTCATAATCTGATTCCAGAACAAAGAGATGGCACCGCCTCCGGTGAGGGACAGTTTTTCAATTTCTTTATCATTTTCATTGAAGACATCCAGAACATCTTTTAAGGCAAGGGTTATCCCTTCAAACACAGATCTGCAAATATCCTTTTTTTTATGGTTCAGAGAAAGACCCAGAAATGCTCCCTTCAGTGAAGAATTCCAATGGGGAGTCCGCTCTCCCATTAAATAAGGGATAAAGAATAGACCGTTCGATCCTGCTTTGGATGTCTGGGCCAATGATTCACAATAGGAATATTTATTGACCTTAGTATTTCCAGGTTGAATCATCTCTTCCAGAAGCCAATCGATGGCTATCCCCGCAGATTGTACGGTTCCACACAGATTGAAATTGACACCGTCCAGATCAAAGAAATTCTGTATACGTCTTTTTTCATCCATCAGTGGTGCAGGGGAGAGCAAGGAAATCCATGAACTGCTCCCAATATTGTTCTGAGCCATCTTATACCCGTCAATTCCGGCGCCCCTTGCCGAGCTGGCGGCGTCCCCACCACCCATGAACACAGGCAAACCTCGCGGAAGATGCAACATCACAGCCTGATCCTTACCCAGTGTTCCTGCCTGATCATGGGAATGAAGCAGGTGTGGGAACTTTTCAATACTGAGACTGTTTATTTCAAGAATTTCTTTAGACCATGCCTTTTGAGTCAGGTCGAGGACACAAGTGAGAGAGGCATCAGAAAAATCTGTTATGCCATAGTTTCCCGTCAGATTTCCTGCAATAAAGTCTTTACTCTGGATAAAGTAGGACGTCTTTTTGTACAGATCGGGATGGTTACTCTTAAACCAAAGGATCTTGGGAAGCGATAGATGGACATCAATTCTATTCCCACAGATGGAGTAGAAATCGGAGTCGGATATTTTGTTTCGTATGTCATTACAGAAAGGCTCTGCTCTATTGTCGGAGTGTATGACCTCTGGAAACAGAGCCTTTCCTTCTTGATCAATGGGAAGCATGCCATTCATATGACCACTCAAGCTGATACAAGCTATACGACCAAAAATTTCCGGAGCTTTTTCAAATAGACATTTCGTCCCTTTGATAACACTATCCCAGTAGTCCTCGGGATTCTGTTGCGACCAACCCGGAAAGGGGTATTCTGTAGCATAGTGTATTGTTGTCGAGGCCAGCATATTGCCGGTGATATCGAAAACAGAGCATTTATTGCCCGTTGTGCCAATATCGTAGGTCAGAATGCAGTTTCGCTCTTTCATCTAAATGGACGTAAAACCGCCGTCTACAACCAGGTCAGTACCGGTTGTAAATGACGCCGAATCATCTGCCAGATAGAGAATAGCGCTCACTAATTCTTTGGGAGTACCCATACGTTTTACGGGGGTAAGATCTATCCAGCGGTCTTTCCATTCAGCTGGAGCTGAAAGTGTCATTTCTGTAGCGATATACCCTGGGCTCAAACTATTGACACGTACGTTGTAGGGTGCCCATTCGACTGCTAGTGATTTGGTCAGCATCATTACAGCAGCTTTTGAGGCATTGTAAGCACATTGGGGCTGAGGAGAATTGACGATATGACCGGACATGGATGCGGTGTTGATTATGACGCCTTTTTTTTGTTTGATCATAACCTTTCCTGCGGCTTGAGATGTGAAAAATACACCGGTTAGATTGATATCTATGACTTTTTTCCATTCCTGTGGGGTCATGTTCTCTGCTTCTACATTGATACAGATACCGGCATTGTTGAAGGCAATATCCAGTTTGCCCCACTCTTTAACAATGGTATCGACCATGGATTGAACGTCTTCTGGGTTGGTGACGTCGCAGGATATGGCCAAGGACCGGCGGCCCATGGCTTTAATTTCTTCAGCAACAGATGTCGCCATCTTTAGGTCTATATCCACAATGGCAACATCGGCGCCATTCTTAGCGAGACCAAGAGCCACTGTCTTTCCTATTCCTCGGGCTCCGCCAGTGACATAGGCTGTTTTACTTTCCAGATTAAATGTGATCATTATTATCCTCGTTCTTTATTGAAAAATTTCGTACGCAATCGATTTTTCAACAGACGATGTTTTCTCTTTTACCTCCTTCTTTAAAAATTAATATTGATCAAAGATCTACCTTGGTATTAATGTTGTGGGTATTCGATACTCCTGAATTGGATCGTCACTCTTATTGATTCGTTTCATCAGAGTCTTGGCTACAGTTTCACCAATGGCTTCCTTGTCCTGTTTTACAGCAGAGACACGTGGATTCACCATTGAGTACCAGAAGGCATCATCAAAACTTGTAACTGCAAAATCACTGGAAATTAAATCCGGATTTTCCAATATGAAATTATTCACACCTACGGCTGCCAGAATATTGCTGCAGAATAAGGCGGTCACTTTATGGTTGATTATCAAATCCTTTGCAAGAAGATATGAATCTCCAATGGACTGTTCATCCATGGACCTGGGCCGTCCTGATCCTGATAAAATGAGATCTTCATTTATCTTTAAGCCATGCTTTATAAGGGCCGCCTTGAATCCATCAGATCTCTCATGCATCGTCTCATCATGCCGGGATGCAACATAACCAATGTTCCTATGACCCTTGCTGATAAGGAGCTCTGTACCATCAAGAGCTCCTTCTCTATTTGTTGACATGATGACATCTCTGTCAAATCCTATGGGCTTTCTGTCGAAAAATACACAGGGACAGCGGTCGGCTATAAGGTTTTCCATATAGCTGCAATCCTTTCCTACAGGGGCAATGATAAGTCCATCCACATTGTGCATGAGAAGACTCTCAATATTATTGCGTTCTTTCGCTGTGTCTTCGCTTGAATTGATATAAATAAGATGGTAACCGTTTTCACTCATGATTTTATCGATACTGAGTGCGATATCCATGAAAAAAGTGTTTGCCAGGTTTGATACGACATAGCCTATGACCTTGGAGTTTCCGTTCCTCAGATTTCTTGCCACAGGATTTACAAAGTAGTTCAGGTCTTTAATAGCCTTGATAACCTTCTCTTCAGTTTCTTTGTTCACATTCCTTGTTTTGTTGATGACATGGGAGACGGTCGCAATAGATACATTGGCAAGCCGCGCTACATCCTTCATTGAAGCACCCATAGCGCTTACTCCTTTAATATACGTAATCGATTAACCAAGCATTAGATTACACCAGAGAACCCTTTGCGTCAATAAAATTGGGTGAATAAATCCTTTGTTCTTCCTGCCGAAAAAAAATATTGACAGTTTCAATATTCTAGATTTATGATTATACAATCGTTTACGCAATCGATTAAATATCTATTTTGATCTTCTTGGGTATATTACTAGTTTGAAGGCCTATTGAGAGAATTGGTACAGAAAGAAGAATCGATAATCCGTCATTTTAATTTGAATCAATAGTCGTTGATTTAAGAAAATAGAGACCATTTATTAAGATAAATTATGGGTTTCTTTTATTCTTTCTATGGTTTTGGGTGGTTGTTATTAGCTTCCATAAGGAAGTGCCTTTACTGCAGTAAACGATTGCGTAAAGGATTTAGCAAAATTTAGTAATTGTTTGTACTATATTTGGGGAACCAAATAATTTTAGTAATATAAGGAGAATTTTATGAAAAGGAATCTAAGGGTTATGACTTTCTTTCTCTGGGTGAATCTATTGTTGGCCACAACAATGGTATTTGCTGCGGGACAACAGGAAGTTGAACAGACCGGCGGTGTGACTGTTGTCAACATCGCATTGGCAAACAATCCCATTTCTCAGGCTCTAGAAAAGATAGCCAGAGAAAACTATAAGGCAGAAGGTGTTGAAGTTAATATTTCAGTGCTTCCTGAAAATGACTTGATACAGAAGTTAACTACAGAAGCTTCCACCGGTGGTACAACCTATGATGTCTTCTTTATTGGCCCCTATGAAGCCAATAATTGGGCCCGCTTTGGTTGGCTTGAGAATCTGGAACCTTACTTCGCTAAAATGTCCTCTGAAAAGAAGTCCTGGTATGATCGTGCGGACCTGATTCAGGGAATGGTCGGATCTGTTTCACTGGATGGAGATGCTTATGCTCTTCCCTTCTATGGTGAAAGCTCCTTCATTATGTATAACAAAGAACTCTTTGCCGCCAAGGGATTGACTATGCCCGAATCTCCTACATGGGAGCAAATCTATGAACTGGCTAAGAAAATCCATGATCCAGCAAAGGGAATTGTCGGAATGACCATGAGAGGCGCTCCTGGCTGGGGAATGAGCGGTGCTCCTTTTGTAACCATGGTAAATGCCTTCGGTGGTCGCTTCTACGATATGGAATGGAATGCTACCGTAGATACACCAGAGCAAAGAGCTGCATGGCAGATGTACAAAAAAATACTGAGGGAAGCCGGTCAAAAAGACATCCTTTCCTACACATATAACGAATGTATTGCTCTGATGCAGTCCGGCAATTGCGGTATCTACTATGATGCCACTTCCATTGCCCCACCTCTGGAGTCTGAAGGATCTGCCGTAGCTGGCAAGGTTGGTTATGTGCTTCCTCCTCATCAGAAAATGAAAACAAATACAGCATGGTTATGGAACTGGTCTATGGGTTTGAACCCCAAAAGTAATGACATGAAAAAACAGGCTGCATTTGACTTTATGGTCTGGGCAACATCTAAAGAGTACATCAAACTGTCAACCGAACTGGACGCTTCTGGTGCATTGACGCCTCCAGCTTCCCGATCTTCTACATACACGTTGGATGCTTACAAATCGGCTCCTTATGCTGCTATGACACTCAAGACTCTTGAGTCTATCGATTTTACAAAACCGACTCTGGATCCTGTTCCTTATGTTGGTCTTCAGTATATTGCAATTCCCGAGTTTGCCGATGCTGGAACAAAAATGACTCAGTATCTGGCTGATTATGTAGTTGATAAGATCACATTAGATGAAGCTATCAAGAAAACAAATGACCTCTTTAATCAGGTGGCCATTGATGGTGATTATCGATAATTTCTGAACTTCTCATGTACTTGTTCAGGTAGTCTGGTTTCGTTTCAGACTACCTGAACTCATATGTTCGTTTGAAATTTCTGGACTATTTACTGATCCATTATATAATTATGAAGTATTTTTATTTTATTTTGAGGAACCCCCATGAAAAAGGAAAAGGATTGGCTGTTTCTATTACCTGCTATTCTTGTTGTAGCCGTCATGACGCAGGTGCCATTTATTTTGACAATTATTTATTCAACTCTGAAATGGAATTTATCAAGACCAGATTTACCGATTAAATTCATTGGATTTGAAAATTATCTTTACTATTTGAGAATCCCCGAGTTTCCGGTTATTCCCGAGTTCTATTCCATATTTTGGCAAACCATAGTACTCACCCTTTCCACTCTGATTTTCTGTGCCGTATTCGGATTCCTCTTTTCCATTCTATTGGACCATCAGGTGCCCGGAATCAACATTGCAAGAACCCTGATCATGGGCCCTTTCTTTGTCATGTCTACCGCCAGTGGTGTCATCTGGAAAACAACCATATTCAATACGACTTTCGGATGGTACGGAGTCATTGCAAAGTCATTGGGGTTTACGCCTGTTGACCTTTTGAGTTACCACCCCATGGCGGTCATTATTTTTCTATTCTCTTGGCAGTGGATACCCTTCTTTGTTCTGATTATTCTGGCAGGGCTTCAGGGAATATCGGGAGATGTCGTGGATAGCATGCGAGTAGATGGAGCCAACTGGTTTGAATCAACCTTTATGATAAAGCTCCCGATGATCTCTCAGCATGTCATGGTGGCTACCATGTTGGGACTTATTTTTATTGTAAAAGAAATTGGTCTGATCCTCGTAACGACTGCCGGTGGTCCCGGTACTCGGTCGTATAACCTGCCTTACGCGGTTTATATGGAAATTTTCAATGGATCTCAAGTTGGTAGGGCAGGAGCATTGGCAACTATGACAGTGGCCATTACCCTTATTTCTGTCAACGTTTTGTATCGAATCATTAAAAAAAGGAGTGCATCCTTTGAGTGATGCGGGAAAAAGATATGAATCCAGATAAACTTAAAATAGTCAGACGGCACAATCTCAGAAAGAAAATCAATATATTTCTCCTCTCTGTGTTTATCTTTGCGGTGGCAATCCTATATTTTTCACCCATCCTTTATATGTTTCTGACATCTTTTAAAACAGAGCATCAAGCTGTCAGTCCCAGACTCTTTTTCAAACCGACACTTGATACATTTAAACTGGTATTAAGTGATGCAAATATGTTCGGTTTTCTGAAGAACTCTCTGATTCAAGTATTCTTTACAACATTTGCCTGCCTCTTGTTGGCTATTCCTGCTTCTTTTGTTCTCGTCTTCGGCAAATTTAAAAAACGGAATACCGGAGAAAAAATATATGTTTGGTTTATTACAACCATATTATTACCTCCGGTAGCTGTCATTATTCCTCTTTACACCTGGTATCAGAAATTTAATCTGATCAAGTCTCCATTGGGCTTGTTGGTGGCATACATAGGATTTCATGTTCCCATTGTCGTGTGGATGCTTCATTCCTTTTTTAAAGATGTTCCTAAATCGATAATTGAAGCCTCTGAAATTGATGGTTGTTCCCGCTTCCGCCAATTGATTTCCATTGCTCTGCCGCTTGTTAGAACAGGGATTATTTCATCCGCTTTACTTGTTGCCATCTTTGTCTGGAATGAGTTTTTCTTAGGATTTAATCTCACTGGAAATTCAACGGCAACACTTCCTGTGTATATGTCCCGATTCAGGGAACAGCAGGGGATGTTTGTGGCACAGTTGTCAGCTTCCTCCACGATTGCTATTCTACCGGCAGTGATCCTTGGATGGATCACTCAAAAATCTCTTGTAAAGGGATTAACGCTGGGAGCTGTCAAGGGTTAATGAATCATCTGTTCCTCCTATTCCGATCTGTCTTTTGAGGCGGGTCATTTTTTAAGGTCCTAGAACTAGGAATACCTGGTTCTAGGGCTGGCAATGCTAGTGATCAACTCTAGTCCTATGAGCAACAGATTTTCAATGATTTGATTTATCTCTTGCGGCCCATAAATATTTAAACTAACATTTAATCATATACCCCGCTTGTAAGGACAGGAAAATCTGTTGAAGAATAAAACAATCCAGACTACTGCTCTTACTTTTATTTTACTCACCATTATGGGTGTTGTAAGCGGGTTTCTTATACACCAATTTCTTCTGGAAAGGTATCAGGCCGAAGAGCGAGAGCTGGTGCGAGAATTTTCGGGATCAATCCGTGCATCAATGGAATCGACTCTCTCCAATGATTTGAACATTGTTCATTCTATGGCAGCCTATCTCTCGGTACATCCCGATGTGACCCAAGAAGGATTCAAGGATTTTGCCTCCCAAATTTTCCGGGATTCCACAACGCTTACGAACCTGGCAGCAGCACCAAATCTCGTCTTGACTTATGTGTACCCTGTAGCAGGAAATGAA of Oceanispirochaeta crateris contains these proteins:
- a CDS encoding sugar phosphate isomerase/epimerase family protein; translated protein: MRNIGIYYAYWTDDWDTDFLPFIPKVKSLGFDQLEINGGALVSLSKGERQRLKESALENGITLSYGIGLTADHDVSSLNESIRKEGVNFMKKMIGAVAEMGGGMIGGTVHSYWPATAPDDLSVKKQILMKSHQSMKEMIPMAEDLNVILNVEVINRFEQFLLNTCQEAVDYVEIINSPNCKILLDTFHMNIEEDSFGDAIRLAGSHLSALHLGETNRKPPGCGRIPWSEIKTALDDIHFEGPLVMEPFIKPGGQVGKDIALWRDLMPTADLDNEAAKSVQFVKKHLL
- a CDS encoding xylulokinase — its product is MKERNCILTYDIGTTGNKCSVFDITGNMLASTTIHYATEYPFPGWSQQNPEDYWDSVIKGTKCLFEKAPEIFGRIACISLSGHMNGMLPIDQEGKALFPEVIHSDNRAEPFCNDIRNKISDSDFYSICGNRIDVHLSLPKILWFKSNHPDLYKKTSYFIQSKDFIAGNLTGNYGITDFSDASLTCVLDLTQKAWSKEILEINSLSIEKFPHLLHSHDQAGTLGKDQAVMLHLPRGLPVFMGGGDAASSARGAGIDGYKMAQNNIGSSSWISLLSPAPLMDEKRRIQNFFDLDGVNFNLCGTVQSAGIAIDWLLEEMIQPGNTKVNKYSYCESLAQTSKAGSNGLFFIPYLMGERTPHWNSSLKGAFLGLSLNHKKKDICRSVFEGITLALKDVLDVFNENDKEIEKLSLTGGGAISLFWNQIMSDVYQKPVNIPHAPKQATSLGAAMAAGVGMNFYKSYSEAVKLVHTERTVNPGVENMEIYEERHSMFKRLYASYADLSALLSSY
- a CDS encoding SDR family oxidoreductase; protein product: MITFNLESKTAYVTGGARGIGKTVALGLAKNGADVAIVDIDLKMATSVAEEIKAMGRRSLAISCDVTNPEDVQSMVDTIVKEWGKLDIAFNNAGICINVEAENMTPQEWKKVIDINLTGVFFTSQAAGKVMIKQKKGVIINTASMSGHIVNSPQPQCAYNASKAAVMMLTKSLAVEWAPYNVRVNSLSPGYIATEMTLSAPAEWKDRWIDLTPVKRMGTPKELVSAILYLADDSASFTTGTDLVVDGGFTSI
- a CDS encoding LacI family DNA-binding transcriptional regulator; translation: MGASMKDVARLANVSIATVSHVINKTRNVNKETEEKVIKAIKDLNYFVNPVARNLRNGNSKVIGYVVSNLANTFFMDIALSIDKIMSENGYHLIYINSSEDTAKERNNIESLLMHNVDGLIIAPVGKDCSYMENLIADRCPCVFFDRKPIGFDRDVIMSTNREGALDGTELLISKGHRNIGYVASRHDETMHERSDGFKAALIKHGLKINEDLILSGSGRPRSMDEQSIGDSYLLAKDLIINHKVTALFCSNILAAVGVNNFILENPDLISSDFAVTSFDDAFWYSMVNPRVSAVKQDKEAIGETVAKTLMKRINKSDDPIQEYRIPTTLIPR
- a CDS encoding ABC transporter substrate-binding protein, whose translation is MKRNLRVMTFFLWVNLLLATTMVFAAGQQEVEQTGGVTVVNIALANNPISQALEKIARENYKAEGVEVNISVLPENDLIQKLTTEASTGGTTYDVFFIGPYEANNWARFGWLENLEPYFAKMSSEKKSWYDRADLIQGMVGSVSLDGDAYALPFYGESSFIMYNKELFAAKGLTMPESPTWEQIYELAKKIHDPAKGIVGMTMRGAPGWGMSGAPFVTMVNAFGGRFYDMEWNATVDTPEQRAAWQMYKKILREAGQKDILSYTYNECIALMQSGNCGIYYDATSIAPPLESEGSAVAGKVGYVLPPHQKMKTNTAWLWNWSMGLNPKSNDMKKQAAFDFMVWATSKEYIKLSTELDASGALTPPASRSSTYTLDAYKSAPYAAMTLKTLESIDFTKPTLDPVPYVGLQYIAIPEFADAGTKMTQYLADYVVDKITLDEAIKKTNDLFNQVAIDGDYR
- a CDS encoding carbohydrate ABC transporter permease — translated: MKKEKDWLFLLPAILVVAVMTQVPFILTIIYSTLKWNLSRPDLPIKFIGFENYLYYLRIPEFPVIPEFYSIFWQTIVLTLSTLIFCAVFGFLFSILLDHQVPGINIARTLIMGPFFVMSTASGVIWKTTIFNTTFGWYGVIAKSLGFTPVDLLSYHPMAVIIFLFSWQWIPFFVLIILAGLQGISGDVVDSMRVDGANWFESTFMIKLPMISQHVMVATMLGLIFIVKEIGLILVTTAGGPGTRSYNLPYAVYMEIFNGSQVGRAGALATMTVAITLISVNVLYRIIKKRSASFE
- a CDS encoding carbohydrate ABC transporter permease, with the protein product MNPDKLKIVRRHNLRKKINIFLLSVFIFAVAILYFSPILYMFLTSFKTEHQAVSPRLFFKPTLDTFKLVLSDANMFGFLKNSLIQVFFTTFACLLLAIPASFVLVFGKFKKRNTGEKIYVWFITTILLPPVAVIIPLYTWYQKFNLIKSPLGLLVAYIGFHVPIVVWMLHSFFKDVPKSIIEASEIDGCSRFRQLISIALPLVRTGIISSALLVAIFVWNEFFLGFNLTGNSTATLPVYMSRFREQQGMFVAQLSASSTIAILPAVILGWITQKSLVKGLTLGAVKG